The Kribbella shirazensis genomic interval GGCCATTTCGAGCAGGTGGGCGCGGACAGCCTCCAGCCGGTGGTTCATCCGGTCGTCCGACGCGAGTGGCTCGAGTACGGCGAGACCTTCCTTCGGGCCGATCGCCATACCGACCGCTACCGCGTGATTGAGCTTCACCATCGGGTTGTCGACCAGCTGCTCGAGTACGTCGTACAGCGCGACGATCTGCCGCCAGTCCGTGTCCTCAGCACGCTCCGCCGTGTCGTGCACGGCAGCGATCGCCGCCTGTACCTGGTACGGCCCCAGCTGCGTCCGCGACAGCGCATCGCTCACTAGCGCCTCACCCTCGACGATGGCGGCCTTGTCCCACTTCGACCGGTCCTGCTCGGCCAGCGGGATCAGGGTCCCGTCCGCACCGGTCCGCGCCGGCCGCCGCGCGTCGGTCAGCAACATCAACGCCAGCAACCCCGCTACCTCACCATCGTCCGGCAGGAGCCTCCGTACGCCGCGCACCAGCCGGATCGCTTCCGTGGTCAGCTCCGCACTGTGCAACGAAGTACCGGAAGAAGCCGTGTAGCCCTCGTTGAAGATCAGGTAGAGCACATGCAGTACGGCGCCCATCCGCTCGTCCCGGTCCGCCTCCGGCGGCAGCTCGAAGGTACTGCCGGCCTGCTTGATGCTCCGCTTCGCCCGGCTGATCCGCTGCGCCATGGTGGACTCCGGCACCAGGAACGCGGCCGCGATCTGCGCAGTGGTGAGACCACCGACCGCACGCAAGGTCAGCGCGATCTGCGACGCCGGCGACAACGCCGGGTGGCAGCAGAGGAAGAGCAGCGTCAGCGTGTCGTCCCGACCGCCCAGGTCCTCGATGTCCGGGCCTGAGGCAACGAATTCCTCCGGAGCGGCCAACTGTGCCGCGTTCTCCTCACGACGACGCCGGGCCGACTCACTCCGGAGCAGGTCGGTGAGCCGCCGCGACCCGACCCGGATCAGCCAGCCACGCGGGTTGTCCGGGACGCCCTCGGTCGGCCACTGCTGCGCGGCGGCGAGCAGGGCCTCCTGTACTGCTTCCTCGGCCAGGTCGAAGTGACCGTAGTGCCGCACCAGCGCACTGAGGACTTGCGGCGCCTGCTCCCGCAGCAGGAGTTCGAAGTCCTTCACATCTCCAGCCCTGACGTATCCATCACCGGCCGCACCTCCACGGCGACGTACTCCGCGTCCGGCATCCGCGCGGCGTACCCGATCGCCTGGTCGATGTCATCGCACTCCACCAGGTAGAACCCGGCCAGATGCTCCTTGGCCTCCGCGTACGGCCCGTCTGTCGTGGTCGCGGTGTCGTCACGCACCTGCACCGTCCGCGTCGTGATCGGGTCGGCCAGACCGGCTGCACTGACCAGCAGGCCCTGCTCGGTCAGCTCCCGCGTCAGGTTCTCGTGTGCACGAGTCAAGCCGTCACGTTGCTCAGCGGACAGGCCCGCCCAGCTCTCGGCGTTGCTGTAGATCAGCAGCATGTACTTCACAGTCACCATCCTGTCCCCGGCGGAGGCCGCTGTGACCTCCCGTCACCAGGTACGTCGAAACAGATACGCCGCACTTCGACAGTTCCGGAAATGTCGAGTACACCAGGTCGGCACCGACGTCTCCGCCGAGTGACGCTCAACCGGGGTGTCCGCCGTACTGGAGATGGCCGATGGTTTCCGATTCGAAGCGCTGGCTGGCGCTCGCGTTGCTGTGCCTGACCGGGTTCATGATCATCCTCGACGCGTCGATCGTGCTGGTCGCCGTACCGTCGATCGAGCGGGAGCTGACGTTCTCGACCGGAGGCGTGCAGTGGGTGCCGAGCGGGTACGCGCTGATGTTCGGCGGCCTCCTGTTGCTCGGTGGCCGGATCTCCGACCTGCTGGGGCGACGGCGGGTGTTCATGACCGGTCTGCTGTTGTTCGCCGGGTCCTCCCTGCTGTGCGGGTTCGCGTGGAGTGGTGACGCGCTGGTGCTGGCCCGGGGCCTGCAGGGCGCTGCGGCCGCCGTACTCGCACCGAGTGCGTTGTCGATCGTGATGACCACGTTCCCCTCCGGTCCGGATCGCAACAAGGCCCTGGGGATCTGGGGCGCGACCAGTGGTGTCGGCGGTACTGCGGGTTCGCTCATCGGCGGCCCTGTCACGGACGGGCTCGGTTGGCAGTGGATCTTCTTCATCAACGTTCCGGTGTGCGTGCTGGTCCTCGTACTGGCGCCGGTACTGCTGCTGGACAGTCGCGGACCAGTGCGCCGGGGTTTCGACGCGGCCGGCGCAGTCACCGTCACCGCGGCGCTCATCGTCCTCGTGTACGCCGTCATCGAAGCACCGGCGTCGTCCGCAGCGCGGACCACTCTGCTCGCGCTCCTCTCCGCAGTTCTCTTCGGACTGTTCGTACTGGTGGAGAAGCGGTCGGCGGCACCACTGGTACCGCTGCGCATCTTCCGCTCACGTGCACTGGTCGGCGGCAACCTCATCACGATCAGCTGGGGCCTGTCGGCGTTCGGTCTCAACTTCGTGTACACGCAGTACGCACAGCTCGCACTGGGTGCGTCGGCGATTCGCTACGGCCTCATGTGCGCCGTACTCGCAGCAGCTGCGGTCGGCGGGTCCATACTCGGCCAGCACCTCGTCACCCGGGCCGGACCTCGCGTGGTCGCTGCCGTGTCCCTCCTGGTCGCTGGAGTCGGCACGACATTGATGACTCGGCTCACGGCGACTTCGGGGTACTTCGAGTTGGCCTTCTGGGGCCTGACGATCTTCGGTGCAGGACTGGGTGCCGGTACGGTCGCCGGCTCGATCGCGGCCCTCAGCGACGTGAAGGGAGAGGACGCGGGCATCGCCTCCGGACTGCAGAACGCCAGCTTCCAGATCGGCGGGGCAGTGGGTGTCGCCGTGGTCTCGGCAGTCGCCACGGCCAGTACGTCGGGGACCACTCCCGTCGCCCTCACCCACGGGTACCGGACCGGGTTCGCGATCGTGTGGCTGTTCATCCTGATCGGCTTCGCCGGCTGCCTGCTCGTCAAACGTTTGTTGGAGGTTCGGTCCGAAGAGAGTGGGAACCGGGAGCCCGTGGTCGCCACCTCCGCCCGGCGACCCCCAGTGAAGGAGGCTTCATGCTCATCCTCGGACTGATCCTGCTGATCCTCGGGTTCGTGCTGAACATCTCGATCCTGTGGACGATAGGAATCATCCTGCTCCTGGTCGGAGCGGTGTTCTGGATCCTCGGGGCGACCGGCCGCGCGGTCGCCGGACGAAGGTACTGGTACTGATCGGACGAACGAACGGGGACCCCGCGGGCTTGGCCCGCGGGGTCCTGTCGGTCCGCCTCGTTACGGTGTCTGAATGAAGTACGTCGTGATGATTTTCCGGAGTGTCGACCGGGGCTGGACCGCGGAGGACGACGAGGCGCTCGGCCGGCTGCTGCAGCTCGAGCGGGAGCTGGGCGCGTCCGGTGAGCTGATCAGTTCGGAAGGACTGCTTCCGCCGACCGAGGGCCGGATCGTGCAGCTCCGCGACGGCCGGCAGGTGGTCACCGACGGGCCGTTCGGCGAAGCGAAGGAGCAGTTGGCCGGGTTCTTCCTGGTCGACGCCGCCGACGACGCCCGGGCGCAGGCGATCGCCGGTCAGGTCTCGGCCGCGGTCGGCGACCGGGTCGAGCTGCGAGGCACGTTGCTCTCAGCGGGGATGCCAGACGAAATCCGGTGACCGCTTCTGCGTGAAGGCCTCGATACCTTCCGCGAGTTCACCGGAGGCGATCGTCTCGCGATACCGCCGTACCGCGGCCGCGTCGGCGTCGTCACCCGCCAGGAGCGCGTTGACCGACTCCTTGGCCGACCGGATCGTCAGCTGCGACCGCGACACCAGCGTCTCCGCGAACGCCTCGGCCGCCGCCATCGGATCGTCGGCCACCCGATCCACGAGGCCCTTCAGCTCGGCCCGCTCCGCGGTCAGCAGCTCACCGCTGAAGAGCAGGTACTTCGTCGTCGCGGGACCCACCAGGTCGAGCAGGACCTTGATCGCGTCCGGCGGGTAGACGACGCCGATCCGCGCCGGCGTGACGCCGAAGCTCGCATCGCGGGCGGCGAACCGGAAATCGCAGTTCACCGCGATCTCCAGCCCGCCGCCGATGCAATGCCCGCGGACGACGGCGATGGTCGGTTTCGGGAACTCCCGCAGCGCGGCCTGCGCCCGCAGGTTGAACGCCCGCAGCTCGGCCATCGGGTCGGCCGGGTCGGCGCCGGAGATCAGCTCGCGGATGTCGGCGCCGGCCGAGAAGGTCGGGCCTTCACCGGTCACGATCAGCACCTTCACCGCGTCGTCGGCCGCCAGTCCGGCGAGCACCCCGGGCAGCGCCTCCCACATCGCACGGGTCAACGCGTTCCGCTTCGCCACGCGATCGATCACCAGCCGCGCGACCGCTCCACCCTCGACCCGGAATTCCACCCGGGCAGTCAACCGCACATCGCAGCCGATCCGCCGCGCCGTGGATCACACGCCGACCGCCAGGCCATCACAAACTACGGGCCCGAGGCCCTCCAGGCGTGACAGGGCGAAGGACCCGCGATTGTGATGGCCTGGCGATCCGCATCACGCGACCGGGCGCTTGGCGCGGGACTTGGCGCGCGCCATCCGGAACAGGTACGCCGGCGTCGGCGGCACCCAGCCGAGCTGCTTGGCCTGACCGAGGTCGTCACGGTTCGCCCAGTGGTCGACGACCTGGCCGTCCTCGATCCGGAACCAGTGCGACTGCGTGACCGCGAACTCCTTCCGGGTCGGCGGGAACACCGTGTCCACCGCACCGTCGTCGGCATAGGTGACGAACGGCGCGACATGCCGGCCCTTCATCGTCGAGTTCACCGCCACCAAGTTGCCATCGGCAATGACGTGGTGGATCTCGTACGACAGGCCCTCGAACGCGCCGCGCAGCCACTGCGCGGTCGCGTAGTAGGCGGCCGGCCCCCTTCCCCGGCCGTCCGCCGGGCCGACGACGTCCTCCCGGTTGCGCGCGTCCGGGTGGATCACCGCGTCGAAGTCGGACCGTTCCCCGTCGGCCATGATCAGGATGCTGCGGACGGCGATGTCGCCGGCCCGGGTCGTCGTACTCATGGATCCCCCACTAATTAGATACAGTGTGACTGTACTCAAAAGCATCGGATCGGTGATGGCGGAAGTCAAGAGGAACTACGACGCGACCTCGCGGCGCGAGCGGGCGCGGCAACGCCGGCGCGACGTGGTGGTCGCGGCGCAGGAACTGTTCGAGACGGACGGTTTCCAGGCGACCACGATCAGTGCGATCGCCCGCCGGGCAGGCGTCTCGGCGGAGAGCATCTACAAGGGCTTCGGGACGAAGGCGGCGCTCGCGAAGGCGGTCTTCGACTTCGTCATCGCCGGCGACGACGAGCCCGTCCCGCTCGCCGAGCGCCCCGAGATCCAGGCGATCCAGGACGAGCCCGACGTACAGCGGAAACTCCGGCTGTACGTCGACGGCATGATCGAGCGGCAGACGCGGTCGGCGCGTGTGCAGATCCTGATCCGGGACGGGCGGCACAGCGACGACACCCTGCGCGAGACGTGGCAGACCCTGCTCGACGAGCGGCTGACCGGGATGACCATGTTCGCCCGCCACCTCCTCGAGACCGGGGACCTCCGGCCGGGCATCACGCTCGACGAGGTCGCCGACGTGCTCTGGACGTACATTTCGGTCGAGCTGTACGAGCTGCTCGTCCTGCACCGCGGCTGGTCCCCGCGGCGGTACGGCGACCACGTGGCGGCCGCGATCACGACGGCGATCTGTCCACCAAGCGTTTGATCTCGAACCGGTTACATCCGGATAGCGGCCGGATCACGCTCAGGTCGAGCCTATGGATGTTCGTAATGCGTTAAGAGTGCGGGCCGATTCGAACCGGCGCGGCGAAGTGTGCTTGACTCCTCCGGTCGATAACGTTTTGGTCTCGGCAGATTGGGTTCAGAAGGTGGCTGCAGGACGACATAGACAGGCGCGGCACCGGCAGTCGCGTCCGAAGATGATCCAGCCTGGCTTTGTGAAGGTGGCGATCCCCGGCGCGGCAGTGGCCATGGTGGCCACCGGGTCGGCGGCCGCGCTTCCCAGCCAGCAGATCCAGATCGACCCCTCGATCGCCAGCTCGTCCCTGCAGACGGCGCGCGAGACCACGATCAGCCGGGACGCCCTGCGTCCGCCGATCACGACGTCGCCGGCTCCGAGCGCCACGCCGAAGCCGAAGCCGAAGCCGACCCCGACGGCGAGGCACCTCAAGAAGCAGGCGCCGATCCCGAAGCCGACGGCCACGAAGACCCGCGCGACCCAGGAGGTCAACGCGGAACCGCCGAAGATCTCCGGCACGAAGTACACCACCACCGACGTGAACCTGTGGTCCCTGCCACTGACCGGCATCCTGCTGGACGTGCTGCCGAAGGGCACCAAGGTCTCCGTCACCGGCAAGATCGACGGCATCTGGGCCGAGGTCGTCAGCGACGGCAAGTCCCGCTGGGTCAAGGCGCAGTACCTGTCCGCCACCAAGCCGGTCGCGAGCACCTCCGGGACGATCTCGCAGGCGGCCTGCGAGTCCGGCTCCGGCGTCGAGGACGGTCTGACCCAGGACGCGATCCGCGTCCACCGCGCGGTCTGCGCGAAGTTCCCGGACATCACGTCGTACGGCGGTCTGCGGGCCGGCGACTCCGGCTCGGAGCACTCCACCGGGCGCGCGCTCGACATCATGGTCAGCGGGTCGCGGGGCCAGGAGGTCGCGGACTGGCTGAAAGTGAACTACAAGAAGCTCGGTATCAGCGAGCTGATCTGGGCGCAGCAGATCTGGACGGTTCAGCGCAGCGGCGAAGGCTGGCGCGGCATGGAGGATCGCGGCGGTGCGACCGCGAACCACTACGACCACGTGCACGTGTCCGTCTACGGCAACGCCGGCACGGTCTGATCCTTCACACAGCGGCCCGGCCCCTTTCGAGGGACCGGGCCGCTTCGTCATGGGGCCTCCCGTCCTGGACTGAGGAGCGGAGGGAGCGA includes:
- a CDS encoding DUF6596 domain-containing protein, whose protein sequence is MKDFELLLREQAPQVLSALVRHYGHFDLAEEAVQEALLAAAQQWPTEGVPDNPRGWLIRVGSRRLTDLLRSESARRRREENAAQLAAPEEFVASGPDIEDLGGRDDTLTLLFLCCHPALSPASQIALTLRAVGGLTTAQIAAAFLVPESTMAQRISRAKRSIKQAGSTFELPPEADRDERMGAVLHVLYLIFNEGYTASSGTSLHSAELTTEAIRLVRGVRRLLPDDGEVAGLLALMLLTDARRPARTGADGTLIPLAEQDRSKWDKAAIVEGEALVSDALSRTQLGPYQVQAAIAAVHDTAERAEDTDWRQIVALYDVLEQLVDNPMVKLNHAVAVGMAIGPKEGLAVLEPLASDDRMNHRLEAVRAHLLEMAGETAAARESYLLAARRTTSVPERTYLQSKADRL
- a CDS encoding YciI family protein, with translation MVTVKYMLLIYSNAESWAGLSAEQRDGLTRAHENLTRELTEQGLLVSAAGLADPITTRTVQVRDDTATTTDGPYAEAKEHLAGFYLVECDDIDQAIGYAARMPDAEYVAVEVRPVMDTSGLEM
- a CDS encoding MFS transporter, producing MVSDSKRWLALALLCLTGFMIILDASIVLVAVPSIERELTFSTGGVQWVPSGYALMFGGLLLLGGRISDLLGRRRVFMTGLLLFAGSSLLCGFAWSGDALVLARGLQGAAAAVLAPSALSIVMTTFPSGPDRNKALGIWGATSGVGGTAGSLIGGPVTDGLGWQWIFFINVPVCVLVLVLAPVLLLDSRGPVRRGFDAAGAVTVTAALIVLVYAVIEAPASSAARTTLLALLSAVLFGLFVLVEKRSAAPLVPLRIFRSRALVGGNLITISWGLSAFGLNFVYTQYAQLALGASAIRYGLMCAVLAAAAVGGSILGQHLVTRAGPRVVAAVSLLVAGVGTTLMTRLTATSGYFELAFWGLTIFGAGLGAGTVAGSIAALSDVKGEDAGIASGLQNASFQIGGAVGVAVVSAVATASTSGTTPVALTHGYRTGFAIVWLFILIGFAGCLLVKRLLEVRSEESGNREPVVATSARRPPVKEASCSSSD
- a CDS encoding DUF6131 family protein → MLILGLILLILGFVLNISILWTIGIILLLVGAVFWILGATGRAVAGRRYWY
- a CDS encoding YciI family protein, with the translated sequence MKYVVMIFRSVDRGWTAEDDEALGRLLQLERELGASGELISSEGLLPPTEGRIVQLRDGRQVVTDGPFGEAKEQLAGFFLVDAADDARAQAIAGQVSAAVGDRVELRGTLLSAGMPDEIR
- a CDS encoding enoyl-CoA hydratase/isomerase family protein — its product is MEFRVEGGAVARLVIDRVAKRNALTRAMWEALPGVLAGLAADDAVKVLIVTGEGPTFSAGADIRELISGADPADPMAELRAFNLRAQAALREFPKPTIAVVRGHCIGGGLEIAVNCDFRFAARDASFGVTPARIGVVYPPDAIKVLLDLVGPATTKYLLFSGELLTAERAELKGLVDRVADDPMAAAEAFAETLVSRSQLTIRSAKESVNALLAGDDADAAAVRRYRETIASGELAEGIEAFTQKRSPDFVWHPR
- a CDS encoding ester cyclase gives rise to the protein MSTTTRAGDIAVRSILIMADGERSDFDAVIHPDARNREDVVGPADGRGRGPAAYYATAQWLRGAFEGLSYEIHHVIADGNLVAVNSTMKGRHVAPFVTYADDGAVDTVFPPTRKEFAVTQSHWFRIEDGQVVDHWANRDDLGQAKQLGWVPPTPAYLFRMARAKSRAKRPVA
- a CDS encoding TetR/AcrR family transcriptional regulator, giving the protein MAEVKRNYDATSRRERARQRRRDVVVAAQELFETDGFQATTISAIARRAGVSAESIYKGFGTKAALAKAVFDFVIAGDDEPVPLAERPEIQAIQDEPDVQRKLRLYVDGMIERQTRSARVQILIRDGRHSDDTLRETWQTLLDERLTGMTMFARHLLETGDLRPGITLDEVADVLWTYISVELYELLVLHRGWSPRRYGDHVAAAITTAICPPSV
- a CDS encoding SH3 domain-containing protein, with translation MKVAIPGAAVAMVATGSAAALPSQQIQIDPSIASSSLQTARETTISRDALRPPITTSPAPSATPKPKPKPTPTARHLKKQAPIPKPTATKTRATQEVNAEPPKISGTKYTTTDVNLWSLPLTGILLDVLPKGTKVSVTGKIDGIWAEVVSDGKSRWVKAQYLSATKPVASTSGTISQAACESGSGVEDGLTQDAIRVHRAVCAKFPDITSYGGLRAGDSGSEHSTGRALDIMVSGSRGQEVADWLKVNYKKLGISELIWAQQIWTVQRSGEGWRGMEDRGGATANHYDHVHVSVYGNAGTV